Below is a window of Yimella sp. cx-51 DNA.
CGCACGGTCTCCCGCAGCGACTTCCAGTCGTCGACCGGGCCCTCGTAACCGAATTCCTCGACGGCGCGGATGGCTCGGTCGAACGCTGCCCAGACCATCAACCGGGAATGGGTGAAGTGACGTAGGGGTCCACGGATCTCCCACAGGCCGTTGTCGGGTTCGTCCCAGTGCCGAGCGAGGTTCTCGACCAGTGCCCGCTGCACCGCCCACGACTGGTCCGACTCCGTGATGCCCATGGATCGCGCGTCATCGAGCGCCACCATCACCTCGCCCAGCACGTCGGTCTGACGCTGGTCGACGGCGCCGTTACCGATCCGCACCGGGCGCGAATCGGCGTAGCCCGGCAGGTGGTCGAGTTCGCGTTCGGGCAGTTCTCGACCGCCGTCGACCGCGTACATAATCTGCATGTCCTCGGGGTCACCAGCGATCGCGCGGATCAGCCAGTCGCGCCACAGGTCGGTGGCCTCCACGAAGCCAGCACTCAGCAGTGCTTCCAGGGTGAGGGCGGCATCGCGGAGCCAGCAGTAGCGGTAGTCCCAGTTACGTACCCCGCCGAAGTCCTCCGGCAGACTGGTCGTCGGGGCTGCGACGATGCCGCCGCGGCGGGTGTCGGTGAGCAGCCGCAGCACCAACAGCGAGCGGACGACCGCCTCACGGTAAGGGCCCTCGTAGCTGGTCTGTGCTGCCCATGCCTCGGAGGTCTCGATCGTCTTGGCCATGCGACGTGCGACATCGGTCGACTCCGGGATCGGCTTCCACGAGGCGAACCAGTTGAGGATGAACTCTTCACGCTCACCGGCGCGCATCGTCCACCGGTCACGGTGCGTTCCGTCTTCGGCGTGCGGCCGCCGTGAACTGCGCATGACGAGCATGTCGGGTCCGGCGATGGCGACCAGCATGTCGAGGTCGCCGTCGGTGCGGTGCGAGATCCACGGGCGGGTGCGGCCGTAGTTGAAGCGCACGATCCACTCGTGCTGCATCTCCACCTCGCCCTCGAGGCATTCGACGATGCGCACCAGGTCGGCGCGTTCCATGCCCAGCGGCATCAGGTCGGTCACCTTCACCACACCGGTCGCGGTGCGGTGGGTGGTCTCCAGGATCGAGGTGTTTCCGCAGTATTCGCGCGTCGTTTCGGAGTCGGTGAACGGACGCAGCAGCCACCGTCCGTGTTCGGCATGACCGAGCAGCTTGGTGAAACACGAGGCGCTGTCGAAGCGCGGCAGGCACAGCCAGTCGATCGAGCCGAAGCGGCTGATCAGTGCAGCGGTCTCGGTGTCACCGATGATCGCGTAGTCCTCGATCGGGGTGAGGGAGGGTTCTCGGGCGCGGTCGACGTCGTCCAGCATCGGGTCAGATTAGGACACGGCGCGGCGTCTTCGGACGCCGCGCCGTGTTCTGTGATTCGTGATGGCTCAGGCGAGTCCGAATGCGCGCGCGGTGGCGGTGGCCATCGCGGCATTGCCGGCGCTGGTCGGGTGCACCGGAGCAAGATTGCCCGGGTCGCCGAGGGGCGCGACCCACGCGGCTGCACCGGCGCACGAGTCGTGCCCGGCGGAGATCGCCGGCAAGTCGACGTGGATCGATCCGGTGTCGGTCGCGGCCTGCTTGATCACGCTGTTGAGGGTGGCCTGGATGTCGTTGACATAGGCGAAGTCGCCCTTGGCGAGGAGGGTCTTGGCCTGGCACGCCGCGGTCGGCACCGCAGGCAGCGCGTTCTGGTAGCCGAGGATCGCGACCTTCGCCTTGGGTGCCTTCGCGTGTACTGCCCGGAGCGCGGCAACGACCTGCGGGTAGGTCTTGGTGCGGAGGTCGTTTGCCGCAAGCCCGGTCTTCCCATATGGACGCATGACCAAGTATTGGGTCGTCCAAGGAAGTGATGGTTGTCGGTGCGGACGCTTAGCATGGCGGGCGTGCCTGCACAGACCAGTTCGTCCAGCCCGTCCCGCCGCGCTCATGACCACTTGAGGGTGCAGGGCGCGCGCGAACACAACCTCAAGAACGTCACCGTCGACCTGCCCCGAGACAGCCTCGTGGTCTTCACCGGCCTCTCCGGTTCGGGCAAGTCGTCGCTGGCTTTCGACACGATCTTCGCCGAGGGCCAGCGCCGCTACGTCGAGTCGCTGTCGGCTTACGCGCGACAGTTCCTCGGCCAGATGGACAAACCCGATGTCGACTTCATCGAAGGTCTGTCGCCCGCGGTGTCGATCGACCAGAAGTCGACCAACCGCAACCCGCGGTCGACGGTCGGCACCATCACCGAGGTCTACGACTACCTGCGTCTGCTCTATGCGCGCGCCGGACGTCCGCATTGCCCGGTCTGTGGCGCGCCCGTCGGGCGCCAGACGCCGCAGCAGATCGTCGACCAGTTGCTCGCTCTGCCCGATCGCACGCGCTTCCAGGTGCTGGCGCCGGTGGTGCGCGAGCGCAAGGGTGAATACCTCGACCTTTTCGCCGAGCTCCAGACGAAGGGCTATTCGCGTGCCCGGGTCGATGGCGAGGTCGTGACGCTCGCGGAGCCGCCGACCCTCGCCAAGCAGAAGAAGCACTCCATCGACGTCGTGGTCGACCGGCTTGTCTCAAAGGGCCCGGACGACCGCACCGGTAAGCAGCGCCTCACCGATTCGATCGAGACGGCCCTCGGTCTGGCTGGCGGGATCGTGCTCATCGAGTTCGTCGATGTCGACCCGTCGACCGACGGCAGCGACGGCGAACTGCCGCGGGAGCGTCGCTTCTCCGAGAAGATGGCTTGCCCCAACAACCATCCCCTGGCGATGGACGAGATCGAGCCGCGGTCGTTCTCCTTCAACAGCCCGTTCGGCGCCTGCCCGGCATGCACGGGCCTGGGCACCGAACTCGAGGTCGACCCCGAACTGGTCGTGCCCGATGAGGACAAGTCGATCGCGCAGGGTGCGATCCTGCCGTGGACCACCAGCGGCACGTCCAGTGACTACTTCACCCGCGTCATCGGCGCGCTCGGCGATGATCTCGGGTTCTCGCTCGACACTCCGTGGCGGGCCTTGCCCGAGCGTGCCCGCGAGGCGCTGTTGCACGGCCAGAACTACAAGGTGCACGTGCGCTTCAAGAATCGCTACGGCCGAGAGCGCAGCTACACCACCGGCTTCGAGGGTGTGGTGCCGTTCATCAAGCGGCGCCACGGTGAGACCGACTCCGACTGGAGCCGGGAGAAGTACGAGGGATACATGCGCGAGGTGCCCTGCCCCACGTGCAAGGGCTCGCGCTTGAAGCCTGAGACGCTCGCGGTGACTGTGGGCGGACGCTCGATCGCGCAACTGGCCGAACTCCCGATCAACGAAGCCGCGGCGTTCTTCGAGAAGGTCGACTTCACCGCGCGTGAGCGACAGATCGCCGAGCAGGTGATCAAGGAGATCAACGCTCGCCTCGGCTTCCTGCTCGATGTCGGCCTCGACTACCTGTCGCTCGACCGGCCGGCGGCCACGCTGAGCGGCGGTGAGGCACAACGGATTCGCCTCGCCACCCAGATCGGTTCGGGCCTGGTCGGCGTGCTCTACGTGCTGGACGAGCCCTCGATCGGTCTGCACCAGCGCGACAACCACCGCCTCATCGAGACGCTCACCCGGTTGCGCGACCTCGGCAATACGCTGATCGTCGTCGAGCACGATGAAGACACGATCGCCCACGCCGACTGGGTCGTCGACATCGGTCCGGGCGCCGGCGAACACGGTGGAGAAGTGGTGCACTCCGGCCCGGTCAAGGGTCTGCTGAGCAACAAGAAGTCGAT
It encodes the following:
- a CDS encoding glycoside hydrolase family 15 protein; amino-acid sequence: MLDDVDRAREPSLTPIEDYAIIGDTETAALISRFGSIDWLCLPRFDSASCFTKLLGHAEHGRWLLRPFTDSETTREYCGNTSILETTHRTATGVVKVTDLMPLGMERADLVRIVECLEGEVEMQHEWIVRFNYGRTRPWISHRTDGDLDMLVAIAGPDMLVMRSSRRPHAEDGTHRDRWTMRAGEREEFILNWFASWKPIPESTDVARRMAKTIETSEAWAAQTSYEGPYREAVVRSLLVLRLLTDTRRGGIVAAPTTSLPEDFGGVRNWDYRYCWLRDAALTLEALLSAGFVEATDLWRDWLIRAIAGDPEDMQIMYAVDGGRELPERELDHLPGYADSRPVRIGNGAVDQRQTDVLGEVMVALDDARSMGITESDQSWAVQRALVENLARHWDEPDNGLWEIRGPLRHFTHSRLMVWAAFDRAIRAVEEFGYEGPVDDWKSLRETVREEILERGFNHEINSFVQHYETTEVDASLLLIPLVGFLPGDDPRMLGTIERIEQDLMRDGLLLRYRTEAGVDGLPGDEHPFLACSFWLVSAYARAGQVADGHALMERLVGLRNDVGLLAEEYDVENNRMVGNFPQAFSHLTLVGAAVELARADARTADGGATDR
- a CDS encoding GDSL-type esterase/lipase family protein, with translation MRPYGKTGLAANDLRTKTYPQVVAALRAVHAKAPKAKVAILGYQNALPAVPTAACQAKTLLAKGDFAYVNDIQATLNSVIKQAATDTGSIHVDLPAISAGHDSCAGAAAWVAPLGDPGNLAPVHPTSAGNAAMATATARAFGLA
- the uvrA gene encoding excinuclease ABC subunit UvrA, with amino-acid sequence MAGVPAQTSSSSPSRRAHDHLRVQGAREHNLKNVTVDLPRDSLVVFTGLSGSGKSSLAFDTIFAEGQRRYVESLSAYARQFLGQMDKPDVDFIEGLSPAVSIDQKSTNRNPRSTVGTITEVYDYLRLLYARAGRPHCPVCGAPVGRQTPQQIVDQLLALPDRTRFQVLAPVVRERKGEYLDLFAELQTKGYSRARVDGEVVTLAEPPTLAKQKKHSIDVVVDRLVSKGPDDRTGKQRLTDSIETALGLAGGIVLIEFVDVDPSTDGSDGELPRERRFSEKMACPNNHPLAMDEIEPRSFSFNSPFGACPACTGLGTELEVDPELVVPDEDKSIAQGAILPWTTSGTSSDYFTRVIGALGDDLGFSLDTPWRALPERAREALLHGQNYKVHVRFKNRYGRERSYTTGFEGVVPFIKRRHGETDSDWSREKYEGYMREVPCPTCKGSRLKPETLAVTVGGRSIAQLAELPINEAAAFFEKVDFTARERQIAEQVIKEINARLGFLLDVGLDYLSLDRPAATLSGGEAQRIRLATQIGSGLVGVLYVLDEPSIGLHQRDNHRLIETLTRLRDLGNTLIVVEHDEDTIAHADWVVDIGPGAGEHGGEVVHSGPVKGLLSNKKSITGDYLAGRRSIQTPAIRRPNDGREVVVRGAREHNLKSVDVAIPLGNLVAVTGVSGSGKSTLVNDILYNVLANQLNGARHVPGRHRTVEGLDHLDKVVHVDQGPIGRTPRSNAATYTGVFDHIRRLFAETTEAKLRGYQPGRFSFNVKGGRCEACSGDGTLKIEMNFLPDVYVPCEVCHGARYNRETLEVHFKGKTIAEVLDMPIEEAKDFFAAVPAIARHMNTLVDVGLGYVRLGQPAPTLSGGEAQRVKLAAELQKRSTGRTIYVLDEPTTGLHFEDIRKLLGVLQGLVDKGNTVVVIEHNLDVIKSADWVVDMGPEGGFRGGSVVAQGTPEDVAQVEASHTGRFLKPLLDTDGARPSQQRSSTSRNGATAKKAASAAKAKTPARKASGAAKKSTRKVTAKS